The Cygnus atratus isolate AKBS03 ecotype Queensland, Australia chromosome 7, CAtr_DNAZoo_HiC_assembly, whole genome shotgun sequence genome includes a window with the following:
- the SLC25A28 gene encoding mitoferrin-2 → GGGGGGGGGAMELGAGAGAGASPGARGGAESGRVLLLLMGGGGGGGGSAGRARRGGGGGGGGAEEAEAGPGAAPGAPEPRSPPAPDYEALPQGAAVSTHMLAGAVAGVMEHCVMYPVDCVKTRMQSLRPEPAARYRNVLEALWRIVRTEGVWRPMRGMNITATGAGPAHALYFACYEKLKKTLSDVIHAGGNSHVANGAAGCVATLLHDAAMNPAEVVKQRMQMYNSPYRRVTDCVRAVWRNEGAGAFYRSYTTQLTMNIPFQAIHFMTYEFLQEQLNPHRQYNPGSHVVSGACAGAVAAAATTPLDVCKTLLNTQESLALSSNISGHITGMANAFRTVYQVGGVTAYFRGVQARVIYQMPSTAIAWSVYEFFKYILTKRQEERRAGK, encoded by the exons ggcggcggcggcggcggcggcggcggcgccatGGAGCTgggggcgggcgcgggggcGGGCGCCAGCCCCGGCGCGCGGGGCGGCGCGGAGTCGGGCCgcgtcctgctgctgctcatgggcggcggcggcggcggcggcggcagcgcggggcgggcgcggcggggcggcggcggcggcggcggcggggcggaggAGGCGGAGGCGGGGCCCGGTgccgctcccggtgcccccgAGCCGCGCTCGCCGCCCGCCCCCGACTACGAGGCGCTGCCGCAGGGCGCCGCCGTGTCCACGCACATGCTGGCGGGAGCCGTGGCGGGCGTCATGGAGCACTGCGTGATGTACCCCGTGGACTGCGTCAAG ACGCGGATGCAGAGCCTGCGGCCGGAGCCCGCCGCCCGCTACCGGAACGTGCTGGAGGCCCTGTGGCGCATCGTGCGGACCGAGGGCGTCTGGAGGCCCATGCGGGGCATGAACATCACCGCCACCGGAGCCGGCCCGGCCCACGCCCTCTACTTCGCCTGCTACgaaaagttaaaaaagacaCTGAGCGACGTGATCCACGCGGGGGGCAATAGCCATGTGGCCAACG GTGCAGCCGGGTGTGTAGCGACGTTGCTCCACGACGCAGCGATGAACCCTGCAGAAG TGGTCAAACAGCGGATGCAGATGTACAACTCGCCTTACCGGCGCGTGACGGACTGTGTACGGGCTGTGTGGCGCAATGAAGGGGCTGGAGCTTTCTACCGCAGCTACACCACCCAGCTCACCATGAACATCCCCTTCCAAGCCATTCACTTCATGACCTACGAGTTCTTGCAGGAGCAGCTCAACCCCCACAGACAGTACAACCCAGGCTCCCACGTGGTCTCCGGGGCCTGCGCTGGggctgtagctgctgctgccaccacgcCTTTGGACGTTTGCAAAACGCTGCTCAACACCCAGGAATCCCTGGCCTTGAGCTCCAACATCAGCGGACACATCACAGGCATGGCCAATGCCTTCAGGACGGTGTACCAAGTGGGCGGTGTGACTGCCTACTTCAGAGGGGTCCAGGCCAGAGTCATTTATCAGATGCCCTCAACGGCAATCGCCTGGTCCGTGTACGAGTTCTTCAAGTACATCCTCACCAAGCGCCAGGAAGAACGTCGGGCTGGGAAGTGA